One stretch of Thioclava sp. GXIMD4216 DNA includes these proteins:
- a CDS encoding filamentous hemagglutinin N-terminal domain-containing protein, with protein MSDIIDCRDLFTMKRISARLSDRRSALNAFSDLIGRGLRIILCAVIFVQPGLTEMAKAQEIVIDPNGNVGYAAPVLKRASRPQIVDIATPNSGGVSLNQYDRFDVTSRGVVLNNSATTSTTTVAGSVAGNANLTSGSASTIVNEVTSTDDSSLVGPVEVAGARANVVIANPNGITCNGCSFINTDQATLSTGVPTINGGTVTLDVTKGKVTIGRSGLNGAATGVSTVNLLGREVVIDGQVTAVDALNIVGGGYRYDLSKGATSATLAPEGAPASGFAIDATAFGAMEAGRIQIIGTERGFGVRSLGAMQGEAGGVKVSNQGAIEVSSVAAKGAVTIGSSYGEVNVSNDVVSTAADVKITGRRDVVTAEGSGIYGFSGVTINSSKAAVDLNGDLQSGAGLNVSASTTLSFSGLASIADTAAITTSGTAELNGLTLVALALNASTAAADFVLADTAIFTTSDLSLSADDFTLGANVYWAGLDDDTATKLSVTATGDFHNSADLRIYDDFAIDYDGAFYNEANGVLAANAISWPVAGLVQNAGTILSEGTLKLDLSQFTNTETGLISAEGLQITTTGALVNEGAILADGTLKLVSGGDLTNTGYINAASAILSAAKVVNAAAGDIRVAGTLSVSGTTSVSNLGQIGTAANLSVTAPNLTNVGTMIAETSAVFSATNLSNGGSLIAGIDLNVTGRNAITNSGDIAAYHSATLISDATITNTGNLVADATLSIRGAYFLNSGADALVRATSGAITTAKIRNEGSVFLVNDFKRSGDIDRFENYGTFATAGSIGLTGRDETSVLVLAAGSSLIAGLAPVDETQTLISGKSVSTTFTANIIAGTIAAGGNVSLTGNLSAGELLVDGQVQAGGALVLTAYKIKTGTDAVLNASGIGKFTSTQGLANSGAIILGRYIDLYELVEDGGFGGLNNSGVISTERTRTFTLSGDFSNSGVFLTTSGNLTLKARNITNTGLLQSASAVSLTTVTEGARQTLSGFISAERVVTLSGGAIKTSADSTLAAASLNVTGDSFAFYGAGSLDSTARSDWITTGATSIYGSLYAAGELRLIAGSFSTVAGSLLASGQKLGVTADGAISVSGVLTGDKVQLTGTTITTAGTAAISATDYVILTGTSAASLSGELVAGNLLRVAASRFDLKGNAFSNAIELTATAGTGYTRALTSATDKITISTTGDMTNIGEMEAANSIRVTAANLTNAVDSSIQSTDLRATLSGYLHNQGTLFGAHEIDIRAGSLSNYTGATIETVSLGSNLDTYFSNKGKVDTYGFFGDIGGSLNNQGQFRAQTYFGLDAASLYNNTDGLIDVLGGYLYVNVIGEMVNDTDRVIRADKMDLNAGTLTNKGTLRGSELVNLDVTGAFTNAEGAAIYGDIISVSATGAITNAGSLGYSSTSNALYSEEIYIAGQSWLSNTGAIRGAELKLSLNDKITNATSAIIEARDTIGLQSRASDLENLGIIRGPEVYIDVAKTLYNKNLINGTELLTISANALSNYNPVTTSTVTAVLKGNQTTIAVDTWLTNYGEISGWQNLSLHSGGTTTNYGAIYGQEISILADGGRFESFTKLTSGGKIVVNANNVLLHGGATVTDAISLVARAGDVSVGGTLSTKALYVEAADDVYAAAKVFKGSVSTTVIADDILRYEGSTPWTGSTTLASGYVFERTNAKLGTFDPNQNDLYVKLREGSLGSFGSLSQDIDELTTVGDIEIGQLYSDRINSLVGIIATYIDTRSGWHLYESSPINATGSIALIADQGDILLAGQITAGKDIYVQAGQNIGLKNLTLNAGSLVHLEASRYLKNYGGVTLNPGNKLELMQTYGWFYTSDWFGREVPYNVTVFAGTIAVTGDHRFAAYNDAGALALKSLTLSAYNSLWQRDHVVIASGITYSAGGGILIEFDPFSWRANNASRLSNLSGDWWDLATAGADGRTLQSGGGGITLYAAANANKLPANFDTVIAGINLISGKIRSGGDLAIVSEGRLISQPMYLVNDGSERPEYVGWAFDNSIYQARISTSHDWGRIDLEELRAYENQLSAAGNVSLSAGGNIELIGSQITSSNGDLTVQSLAGTVMMIAAPGEWVYHYDKTTTKRKWWGKKTTKTYTYDADRDVYKRTALKALNGTISISSAATLDSEDYTILSAGTEMSAKSVTVSTRSGVGSIWLGTYAETNTMSASTRTRSSWLGITYRKSSSTHTETGILQTGNNLLADEILTLSSSQNLRITGGTLSGTTVRLSAANDLIIEAAINSTASSSFTQKQNLITITTIQEGFERETAELPQIFAPNIEYDLGGEVHIQGARGATLNDQLVTAIGTHDFSDILPELYTTSQANAAADATKAVADQFTRAFVLPTAADGAQFSYLDTLVRDYDAQYDTILLRDHSWYDKQVQLTPAFQALLSITVTYLTGGVGGSLGLQGVFASGFNAALSSTITGVIGGTITGDIDMDMILRGAILAGAGASINTYLTQKIDLGDLLGASDTSPFVNDLQGHFSPGQLLDRLGDRIVSNGVTNVLNGQDFFEGLDDLGRTFLVTETMGVLQFGIGELGAGQGDWEGSLPHMLLHGGFGCVAMEVMDGNCASGFFAGASSSVLAGSGLTDQQKLDLAPVVGAWASFFWSDGKAVNVSFASTLAQSAVVNNYLTHKDVEEAEALNAECRVNQSEKVCDQRVVDFLAKRSEANDRALIVDCNYDPVCIKGFTYDTANDLITGAELLHEDSDLSVALRNRIVASGAANYGASVLELLPLTDEDRAYIASQPAELQVISVAETLSEVTPEEFWTRVLAGGAVALSPVVAARLMAACTASPVCSGLLGRAAISAELATGVADLAACADGDLVSCATAVGPGSTLSGALSEARLFDNTFVTAEEYATYVARKEAKGEVPRSVAEYIAAREHFAVIQANHNTAVKDLDSYLVAGGARTEREVTLIAPDGTRARTDIIAFEQKPGATFTVPNGYRAEDIYGNVLTEPVTFDASGALTIEVKTGGAGLTCNQACVYEYQVTGGEVVAAGQYSGTTVPSNVVVLRRIN; from the coding sequence GTGTCTGATATCATTGATTGTCGAGATCTTTTTACGATGAAACGTATTTCTGCGCGACTCTCCGACCGCCGCTCTGCACTGAATGCCTTTTCCGATCTGATTGGACGCGGTCTGAGGATCATACTCTGCGCAGTAATTTTCGTGCAGCCCGGGCTGACCGAGATGGCAAAAGCGCAGGAAATTGTCATCGACCCGAACGGCAACGTTGGGTACGCGGCTCCAGTGCTAAAGCGAGCATCGCGCCCGCAGATTGTCGACATCGCGACGCCGAATTCCGGCGGTGTCTCACTTAATCAGTATGATCGCTTCGACGTTACCTCGCGCGGGGTGGTATTAAACAACTCTGCCACAACCTCTACAACAACCGTCGCAGGCAGTGTCGCAGGCAACGCCAACCTGACTTCAGGTAGCGCCAGTACGATTGTCAATGAAGTCACGTCGACCGACGATTCGTCGTTGGTTGGTCCGGTAGAGGTTGCTGGTGCGCGGGCCAACGTAGTGATCGCCAACCCAAATGGCATCACCTGCAACGGTTGTAGCTTTATCAATACCGATCAAGCGACGCTGAGTACCGGTGTGCCGACCATTAACGGCGGTACCGTTACGCTTGATGTGACTAAAGGCAAAGTCACGATCGGGCGCAGTGGTCTAAATGGCGCGGCTACGGGCGTGTCGACAGTCAATTTGCTTGGCCGCGAGGTGGTGATCGACGGTCAGGTGACCGCAGTTGATGCGCTCAATATTGTGGGCGGCGGCTATCGCTACGATCTGTCGAAAGGAGCTACGAGCGCAACCTTGGCTCCCGAAGGCGCTCCTGCGAGCGGCTTTGCGATCGACGCCACTGCCTTTGGGGCAATGGAAGCAGGCCGAATCCAGATCATTGGTACTGAGCGCGGATTTGGTGTGCGGAGTCTGGGCGCGATGCAGGGCGAGGCGGGCGGCGTCAAGGTTTCTAACCAAGGTGCGATCGAAGTATCTTCCGTCGCTGCCAAAGGCGCGGTCACGATCGGCTCGAGCTATGGGGAGGTTAACGTCTCGAACGATGTTGTCTCGACCGCGGCTGATGTGAAGATTACCGGTCGGCGCGATGTGGTCACCGCTGAGGGTTCAGGCATTTATGGCTTCTCGGGAGTCACAATCAACTCGTCCAAAGCGGCGGTTGATCTAAATGGCGACTTGCAATCGGGCGCGGGGCTCAACGTCAGCGCTTCGACGACGTTGAGTTTCTCGGGACTGGCCTCTATTGCTGATACGGCGGCAATTACGACGAGCGGTACAGCTGAGCTGAATGGGTTGACGCTGGTCGCCTTAGCGCTGAACGCCTCAACCGCAGCTGCCGATTTTGTTCTAGCCGATACGGCGATTTTCACGACTTCGGACCTGAGCCTGAGTGCAGATGATTTTACGTTGGGTGCGAATGTCTATTGGGCCGGGCTTGACGACGATACTGCGACCAAGCTCAGCGTTACGGCGACGGGCGATTTTCACAATAGCGCTGATTTGCGGATCTATGATGATTTCGCAATCGACTATGATGGGGCATTCTACAACGAAGCGAATGGCGTACTCGCCGCCAACGCGATTAGCTGGCCGGTGGCCGGACTGGTGCAGAACGCGGGCACAATTCTTTCAGAGGGTACGCTCAAGCTGGATTTGAGCCAGTTCACTAACACTGAAACCGGCCTAATCTCCGCCGAAGGGTTGCAAATCACTACCACCGGCGCGTTGGTTAATGAGGGGGCGATCCTGGCCGATGGTACGCTAAAGCTGGTCTCAGGCGGCGATTTGACCAATACAGGCTACATTAATGCAGCTAGCGCCATTTTGAGTGCGGCTAAGGTGGTCAATGCTGCGGCGGGTGATATCCGAGTTGCTGGCACGCTGTCGGTCAGCGGTACGACGAGTGTGTCGAACCTAGGTCAGATAGGTACGGCAGCCAACCTGAGCGTCACCGCGCCGAACTTGACTAACGTGGGCACGATGATCGCCGAGACCTCGGCGGTGTTCAGCGCAACCAACCTTAGCAATGGCGGCAGTCTGATTGCGGGCATTGACCTAAACGTCACGGGCAGGAACGCAATCACCAACAGCGGTGACATTGCGGCCTATCATTCAGCTACACTAATTTCCGATGCCACGATCACCAACACCGGCAATCTAGTGGCTGATGCAACGCTGTCGATCCGCGGTGCTTATTTCCTCAACTCTGGCGCAGATGCTCTCGTGCGGGCAACCTCTGGCGCGATTACCACTGCGAAGATCCGTAATGAGGGAAGTGTTTTCCTAGTCAACGACTTCAAGCGTAGTGGCGATATTGATCGGTTCGAGAACTATGGCACATTCGCAACGGCTGGCTCTATAGGGCTGACTGGACGGGATGAGACTTCGGTTCTCGTGCTGGCTGCGGGCAGCAGCTTGATTGCCGGTCTTGCACCCGTAGATGAGACCCAGACCTTAATTTCAGGTAAGTCGGTTTCCACGACTTTCACGGCGAACATTATCGCGGGTACAATCGCAGCAGGCGGTAACGTCAGCCTTACCGGTAATCTCTCGGCAGGCGAGCTTCTGGTTGATGGTCAAGTCCAAGCTGGTGGAGCACTAGTTTTAACAGCTTACAAAATCAAGACTGGTACTGACGCGGTATTGAACGCGAGCGGTATCGGAAAGTTCACTTCGACGCAGGGATTGGCGAATTCCGGCGCCATCATACTCGGAAGATATATTGACCTCTATGAGTTAGTAGAGGACGGGGGCTTTGGGGGACTAAACAATTCGGGTGTAATCAGTACTGAACGTACGCGCACATTCACGTTGAGCGGTGATTTCTCTAACAGCGGCGTATTCCTTACCACCAGCGGCAACCTGACGCTGAAGGCACGTAATATTACTAACACGGGGCTGCTACAATCAGCGTCGGCGGTATCGCTGACCACAGTGACCGAGGGGGCCCGCCAAACGCTGAGCGGTTTCATCAGCGCTGAGCGCGTCGTGACGTTAAGCGGCGGGGCGATAAAGACTAGCGCCGACAGCACGCTGGCGGCGGCCTCGCTCAATGTAACCGGAGACAGCTTTGCTTTCTACGGTGCCGGCTCGCTCGATAGCACTGCGCGTAGCGACTGGATTACGACGGGTGCGACCTCAATATATGGATCGCTCTACGCGGCAGGCGAGTTGCGCTTAATCGCGGGTAGCTTTTCGACCGTAGCTGGCAGTCTTCTGGCATCGGGGCAGAAACTTGGGGTGACTGCGGACGGCGCAATTTCAGTGTCGGGCGTGCTGACCGGTGATAAGGTCCAGTTGACGGGCACGACGATTACCACCGCTGGTACGGCGGCAATCTCGGCGACTGATTATGTAATCCTGACCGGGACCAGCGCGGCGTCGCTCAGCGGTGAACTTGTGGCAGGAAATTTACTTAGGGTCGCTGCCAGCAGGTTCGATCTTAAGGGTAACGCATTTTCCAACGCGATCGAGCTGACTGCGACCGCTGGAACGGGTTATACACGCGCGCTGACATCGGCTACCGACAAAATTACAATCTCGACCACCGGAGATATGACCAACATCGGCGAGATGGAGGCAGCAAATAGTATTCGCGTGACCGCTGCGAATTTAACGAATGCCGTCGATTCCAGTATCCAGTCAACAGATCTGCGAGCCACTCTGAGTGGTTATCTTCACAATCAAGGCACGCTTTTTGGCGCACATGAGATTGACATACGCGCGGGCTCATTGAGCAATTATACAGGCGCGACGATTGAAACTGTTTCGCTCGGGAGCAACCTCGATACCTATTTCTCAAATAAGGGCAAGGTGGATACCTATGGGTTCTTCGGGGATATCGGAGGGAGCTTAAACAACCAAGGGCAGTTCCGTGCGCAAACCTACTTCGGCCTCGATGCAGCGAGTTTGTACAACAACACCGACGGCTTGATCGATGTTTTGGGCGGTTATCTTTATGTCAACGTGATCGGCGAGATGGTCAATGATACCGACCGTGTGATCCGCGCCGATAAAATGGACCTGAACGCCGGCACTTTGACCAATAAAGGCACGCTGCGCGGTTCGGAACTAGTCAATCTCGATGTGACTGGGGCGTTCACCAACGCTGAAGGCGCGGCGATTTATGGCGATATCATTTCTGTCTCGGCAACGGGAGCCATTACCAATGCAGGTTCTCTAGGCTACAGCTCCACCAGCAACGCACTTTATTCTGAAGAAATCTATATCGCAGGACAGAGTTGGCTGAGCAATACTGGCGCGATCCGCGGCGCAGAGCTGAAGCTTTCGCTCAACGATAAGATCACCAATGCTACCAGTGCGATTATCGAGGCGCGCGACACAATCGGCCTGCAATCGCGGGCGAGCGATCTGGAGAACCTCGGCATAATCAGAGGCCCCGAGGTCTATATCGATGTCGCTAAGACGCTCTACAACAAGAACCTGATCAACGGCACGGAGCTGCTAACGATCTCGGCCAATGCGCTCTCGAACTATAATCCCGTCACCACAAGCACGGTCACCGCCGTTCTAAAGGGCAACCAAACGACGATAGCAGTCGACACTTGGTTGACCAACTATGGCGAGATTTCGGGCTGGCAAAATCTCAGTTTGCATTCAGGGGGCACGACTACCAACTATGGCGCTATTTATGGGCAGGAAATTTCGATTCTTGCAGATGGCGGCCGGTTCGAGAGCTTCACCAAGCTGACCTCGGGCGGAAAGATAGTAGTTAATGCCAATAATGTCTTACTTCATGGGGGCGCCACGGTCACCGATGCGATTAGCCTTGTCGCGCGGGCGGGCGATGTCAGTGTCGGCGGCACATTGAGCACTAAAGCGCTTTACGTTGAGGCCGCAGACGATGTCTACGCGGCGGCCAAGGTCTTCAAGGGCTCAGTTTCGACGACAGTTATTGCTGATGATATCCTGCGTTATGAGGGATCGACGCCTTGGACTGGCAGCACCACTCTCGCAAGCGGTTATGTATTTGAGCGCACGAATGCCAAGCTAGGTACCTTCGATCCGAATCAGAACGATCTCTATGTCAAGCTGCGTGAGGGTAGTTTAGGCAGCTTCGGTTCGCTCAGCCAAGACATCGACGAGCTAACGACTGTCGGCGATATTGAGATCGGACAGCTCTATTCCGACAGAATTAATTCTTTAGTGGGCATAATCGCTACCTACATTGATACAAGAAGCGGCTGGCACCTCTACGAATCGAGCCCAATTAATGCCACTGGGTCGATTGCACTGATCGCAGATCAGGGTGATATCCTGCTGGCGGGTCAGATCACTGCCGGCAAGGATATTTACGTTCAAGCCGGACAAAATATCGGCTTGAAGAACCTGACGCTGAACGCAGGTTCGTTGGTGCATCTCGAGGCGAGCAGATATCTGAAGAATTATGGCGGGGTGACGCTGAACCCGGGTAATAAGCTCGAGCTGATGCAAACCTATGGCTGGTTCTACACTTCCGATTGGTTTGGCCGCGAAGTGCCGTATAATGTTACGGTTTTTGCGGGTACAATCGCGGTGACTGGTGATCACCGCTTTGCCGCTTACAACGACGCCGGTGCGTTGGCGCTTAAATCGCTGACGCTGAGCGCTTACAACAGCCTGTGGCAGCGTGACCATGTGGTTATTGCCAGCGGTATCACTTACTCTGCCGGCGGTGGTATCCTGATCGAATTCGATCCATTTTCTTGGCGCGCTAATAACGCGAGCCGTCTGAGTAACCTCAGTGGAGACTGGTGGGATCTGGCCACTGCTGGCGCCGATGGGCGTACGTTGCAAAGTGGCGGGGGCGGTATTACGCTATATGCTGCTGCCAACGCCAATAAGTTGCCCGCGAATTTTGATACGGTGATCGCCGGGATCAATCTGATTTCTGGTAAGATCCGTTCGGGCGGCGATCTGGCCATTGTCTCTGAGGGCAGGCTCATCAGCCAGCCGATGTATCTGGTGAATGATGGGAGCGAGCGCCCTGAATATGTTGGGTGGGCTTTTGATAACTCGATCTATCAGGCGCGGATTTCGACAAGCCATGACTGGGGCCGCATTGATCTTGAAGAACTGCGCGCCTACGAGAACCAGCTCTCCGCCGCGGGTAATGTCTCGTTGTCGGCGGGAGGCAATATAGAGCTAATCGGCAGCCAGATCACCTCGAGTAACGGCGATCTAACGGTCCAATCACTGGCGGGCACTGTGATGATGATCGCAGCCCCCGGTGAGTGGGTCTATCATTACGACAAGACCACCACGAAACGTAAATGGTGGGGCAAGAAAACGACTAAGACCTATACTTACGACGCCGACCGTGATGTCTATAAGCGTACGGCATTGAAGGCGCTGAATGGTACGATCTCGATCTCCAGCGCAGCGACATTAGATTCCGAAGATTATACGATCCTATCCGCTGGCACCGAGATGAGCGCGAAATCGGTTACGGTCAGCACCCGTTCAGGGGTCGGCTCGATTTGGCTTGGCACCTATGCTGAAACCAACACCATGAGCGCGAGTACTCGCACACGCAGCTCGTGGCTTGGCATTACCTATCGTAAGAGTAGCTCGACCCATACCGAAACCGGTATTTTGCAAACCGGCAATAACCTGTTGGCAGACGAAATTCTAACACTGTCGTCCAGTCAGAACCTGCGGATTACCGGCGGCACCCTCTCCGGTACCACCGTCCGTTTGAGCGCGGCTAATGACCTCATCATTGAGGCTGCGATCAATTCCACTGCCTCCAGTAGTTTTACCCAGAAGCAGAACCTGATCACGATCACCACGATTCAGGAGGGGTTCGAGCGCGAGACGGCCGAGCTGCCGCAGATCTTTGCGCCGAACATCGAATATGATCTCGGCGGCGAGGTACATATCCAAGGCGCCCGTGGCGCGACGCTGAACGATCAGCTGGTTACCGCTATTGGCACGCATGATTTCTCGGACATTCTGCCCGAGCTCTATACCACGAGCCAGGCAAACGCGGCGGCTGATGCGACCAAGGCGGTTGCGGATCAGTTCACCCGGGCCTTCGTGTTGCCTACCGCAGCCGATGGGGCGCAATTCTCCTATCTCGATACGCTGGTGCGCGATTATGATGCGCAATACGACACGATCTTGCTGCGTGATCACAGCTGGTATGACAAGCAGGTCCAGCTGACTCCCGCCTTCCAGGCACTACTCTCGATCACCGTGACCTATCTGACGGGCGGAGTGGGTGGAAGCCTCGGGCTGCAAGGAGTGTTCGCCTCGGGCTTCAATGCGGCCCTGTCGAGTACTATCACCGGCGTCATCGGCGGGACAATCACTGGCGATATCGACATGGATATGATCCTGCGTGGCGCGATACTTGCGGGTGCGGGTGCGTCGATCAACACCTATCTGACGCAAAAGATCGATCTCGGCGACCTGCTTGGCGCGAGCGATACGAGCCCCTTTGTCAATGATCTGCAAGGTCATTTCTCGCCCGGACAGCTGCTCGACCGGCTTGGCGATCGGATTGTCTCGAACGGAGTGACCAACGTTCTAAACGGGCAGGATTTCTTCGAGGGTCTCGACGATCTTGGCCGAACCTTCTTGGTGACCGAGACGATGGGCGTGCTGCAATTCGGCATCGGTGAGCTTGGTGCGGGGCAGGGCGACTGGGAAGGTTCGCTGCCGCATATGCTTCTGCACGGCGGGTTCGGCTGCGTCGCAATGGAGGTCATGGACGGTAATTGCGCCTCTGGTTTCTTTGCAGGGGCTAGCTCGTCGGTATTGGCTGGGTCAGGGCTGACTGATCAGCAGAAACTTGACTTAGCCCCTGTGGTCGGCGCTTGGGCATCGTTCTTCTGGTCGGATGGCAAAGCGGTTAACGTCAGCTTTGCTTCGACGCTCGCGCAGTCAGCCGTAGTAAATAATTATCTGACGCATAAAGACGTCGAGGAGGCGGAGGCGCTTAATGCGGAATGCCGCGTAAACCAATCCGAGAAGGTCTGCGACCAACGGGTGGTCGATTTTCTTGCGAAGCGAAGCGAGGCGAATGATCGGGCCCTGATCGTTGATTGTAATTACGACCCTGTTTGTATCAAAGGCTTTACATACGACACTGCGAACGACCTAATTACAGGCGCGGAACTCCTGCACGAGGATAGTGACCTGAGTGTTGCTCTGCGAAATCGTATCGTGGCGTCCGGGGCAGCTAACTATGGCGCAAGTGTACTTGAGCTCTTGCCGCTTACCGACGAGGATCGCGCTTATATTGCTTCGCAACCCGCTGAGCTTCAGGTCATTTCTGTGGCCGAGACCCTAAGCGAAGTTACCCCTGAGGAGTTCTGGACACGTGTGCTCGCTGGCGGAGCTGTGGCGCTATCACCGGTTGTGGCAGCGCGTCTGATGGCAGCCTGCACGGCATCACCTGTCTGCAGTGGCCTACTTGGACGCGCAGCGATTTCGGCCGAGCTAGCCACTGGGGTTGCGGATCTTGCGGCCTGCGCCGATGGTGACTTGGTGAGCTGTGCAACCGCAGTTGGTCCTGGTTCGACGCTGAGTGGAGCACTGAGTGAAGCGCGCCTATTCGACAATACCTTTGTTACTGCTGAAGAATATGCGACTTATGTCGCGCGTAAAGAAGCGAAAGGCGAGGTGCCACGTTCTGTGGCTGAGTATATAGCCGCACGTGAGCACTTCGCCGTAATCCAGGCAAATCACAATACCGCTGTCAAAGATCTCGATTCCTATCTGGTGGCTGGTGGCGCAAGGACCGAACGGGAGGTCACGCTTATCGCTCCGGACGGGACGCGCGCGCGCACCGATATTATCGCCTTCGAGCAGAAACCAGGTGCAACCTTCACGGTGCCGAATGGCTATCGAGCCGAAGATATTTACGGCAATGTGCTGACCGAGCCGGTCACCTTTGACGCTAGCGGTGCCTTGACCATCGAAGTAAAGACCGGAGGCGCTGGATTGACGTGTAATCAGGCCTGCGTATACGAGTATCAGGTTACAGGCGGTGAAGTCGTTGCTGCCGGACAATACTCGGGTACCACTGTTCCAAGCAATGTTGTGGTACTGCGCAGGATCAACTGA
- a CDS encoding ParA family protein — MPVISFASSKGGAGKTTSAIILGTELAQGTSVTMIDADPAGRLARWSELAPLSDNLTVLVSGGERHIQAEIEEAASKSTVVIIDLEGTASRLTSFAIAESDLVIIPTAEEQQDANEALETLAEVRRESRARRQKIPAVILKARTAAAVKSKLEKHIAAELEKAGRVLKTELNRRTAFSSLHNAGGGLRELDPNDVNGIDKAIVNAEAYAAEVFEILMEADNA, encoded by the coding sequence ATGCCCGTAATTTCATTTGCTTCGTCTAAAGGGGGGGCTGGAAAAACGACGTCAGCTATCATCCTCGGGACCGAGCTGGCACAAGGCACCAGTGTCACCATGATTGACGCGGATCCCGCTGGCCGCTTGGCAAGATGGTCGGAGCTTGCGCCCCTATCGGATAATCTTACAGTCCTGGTTTCTGGAGGAGAGCGGCACATCCAAGCCGAGATCGAAGAGGCCGCATCCAAAAGCACCGTCGTCATCATCGATCTAGAAGGGACCGCCTCTAGACTCACGAGTTTCGCAATTGCGGAAAGTGATTTAGTCATCATCCCCACAGCCGAGGAGCAGCAGGACGCCAACGAGGCTCTCGAGACACTCGCCGAAGTACGCCGCGAGTCCAGAGCCCGCCGACAAAAGATCCCAGCCGTCATTCTCAAGGCCCGCACCGCTGCAGCCGTCAAATCCAAGCTGGAGAAGCACATCGCGGCAGAGCTCGAGAAAGCAGGCCGAGTTCTGAAGACCGAGCTTAACCGCAGAACGGCCTTTTCATCGCTGCACAACGCGGGCGGCGGACTTCGCGAGCTCGACCCAAATGACGTTAACGGCATCGACAAGGCGATCGTGAACGCTGAGGCCTATGCGGCCGAGGTCTTCGAGATTTTGATGGAGGCCGACAATGCCTAA
- a CDS encoding replication initiation protein, whose translation MKPSELIRISGHQQLSLAARRAITLLWHNAHRQGIEEGKDYTIEIASLRTDGHKGSGVVEEAIISLMQTVLTAQLPDGKTRRVQFLGGNDMDDPGRPRGVLTYSFDKRLVEILKDSRIWGRIAIPVLMAFSSKYAVSLYENASQWAGLSHKTWHEMSLGEFRDLLGVEKSKYPAFGALNKHVVKPAIEEINALAPFNVQVIPLKEGRAVARIRLGWWAKDQEQLKAAFAESQRSRVGRRARISGTVEHVGPMPSIDTMGRRARLATRDLLDED comes from the coding sequence ATGAAGCCGTCTGAGCTGATCCGGATCTCCGGACATCAGCAGCTGTCGCTGGCGGCACGTCGTGCAATCACCTTGCTCTGGCATAATGCGCACAGACAAGGGATCGAGGAAGGCAAGGACTACACGATTGAGATCGCGTCTTTGAGGACCGACGGGCATAAAGGCTCCGGCGTTGTAGAGGAGGCCATCATCTCGTTGATGCAGACTGTGCTGACGGCCCAACTTCCGGATGGCAAGACTCGGCGCGTCCAGTTTCTCGGCGGTAACGATATGGATGACCCAGGGAGACCTCGGGGCGTTCTGACATACTCATTCGACAAGCGTCTTGTTGAAATTCTAAAGGATTCAAGGATTTGGGGGCGCATCGCCATCCCAGTCCTGATGGCCTTTTCCTCAAAGTATGCGGTTTCGCTCTACGAGAACGCCAGTCAGTGGGCGGGCCTGTCGCACAAGACGTGGCACGAGATGAGCCTGGGCGAGTTCCGCGATCTGCTGGGTGTCGAGAAGTCAAAATACCCAGCGTTCGGTGCGCTCAACAAGCATGTAGTGAAGCCGGCGATTGAGGAGATCAACGCGCTTGCGCCTTTCAACGTCCAGGTCATTCCTCTCAAAGAGGGCAGAGCCGTGGCTCGGATCCGGCTTGGATGGTGGGCCAAGGACCAGGAGCAGCTCAAGGCGGCCTTCGCTGAGTCTCAACGGTCGCGCGTCGGCCGACGCGCCCGTATCTCCGGCACGGTGGAACATGTTGGTCCAATGCCCTCGATCGATACGATGGGCAGACGAGCGCGTTTGGCGACGCGTGACCTGCTCGACGAAGACTGA